The window gagtgaaacctttaaaatccatttagttatatgaacagaaaaaagtagttttccaaattttctaaaaatcgctctttttaacacaatttgactccttatgcattccactaaacactaatatcatgtttaaatatataatttatgtattattccctaagataatttatataaattataaaagttgctggaaagtggtgagaaagaatctgaaaacgttttgttgtcttatattggcgtgttcttattaactagagtgagtaagagtgagtgagagtgggtaagagtgagtaagagtgactgaaggtgagtgagagtgccagagagtgtgtaagtgagagtgccagagagtgtgtaagtgtgagtaagagtgagtataagagtgactgagtgtgagtaagagtgacagagtaagtaagagtgagagtaaagtgattgagagtaagggtgagtatgagagtaagagtgattgagagtaagagtgattgagagtaagagtgggagtaagtgattgagagtaagagtgattgggagtaggagtgattgggagtaggagtaagaatgagaataagagtgattgagagtaagagtgagtaagagtaagaatgagagtaagagtgattgagagtaagagtgattgagagtaagagtgattgggagtaagagtgattgggagtaagagtaagagggagagtaagagtaggagtgattgggagtaggagtgattgggagtaggagtgattgggagtaagagtgattgagagtaagagtaattgagagtaagagtatgagagtaagagtgagagagtgagtatgaatgggtaagggtgactgagagtgagtaagaatgacagagtaagagtgacagagtaagagtgagagagagtaagagtgagagagagtaagagtgagagagagtaagagtgagagagagtaagagtgagagagagtaagagtgagagagagtgagagaaagagtgagagagagtaagagtgagagagagtaagagtgagagagagtaagagtgagagagagtaagagtgagagagagtaagagtgagagagagtaagagtgagagtgagagagagtaagagtgagagtgagagagagtaagagtgagagtgagagagagtaagagtgagagtgagagagagtaagagtgagagtgagagagagtaagagtgagagtgagagagagtaagagtgagagtgagagagagtaagagtgagagtgagagagagtaagagtgagagtgacagagagtaagagtgacagagagtaagagtgacagagagtaagagtgacagagagtaagagtgacagagtaagagtgacagagagtaagagtgacagagagtaagagtgacagagagtaagagtgacagagtaagagtgacagagagtaagagtgacagagagcaagagtgacagagagtaagagtgacagagagtaagagtgacagagagtaagagtgacagagagtaagagtgacagagagtaagagtgacagagagtaagagtgacagagagtaagagtgacagagattaagagtgacagagagtaagagtgacagagagtaagagtgacagagagtaagagtgacagagagtaagagtgacagagtaagagtgacagagagtaagagtgacagagagtaagagtgacagagagtaagagtgacagagagtaagagtgacagagagtaagagtgacagagtaagagagagagtgattatgagagagttaagagtgtgaggtgtgagagggtagcaggccagggaggcaggatatgtgtggtcacaggcgaggcctaggcctcgtgatctctaatgttggtttttatatatatgtgggattttttgtcctgtttcaaattataattatttagcaggaatgtaataagatattgcacagtattaatgtgacaataatatatgcattatttccttgataatcaaacttgttgttcaaagataatatacaatctttgaaggaaacattttgagagcgcgagctggcaacactgggctggtcgtGAGAGAGACAtagggttagttgtgctcagaccttcagtggtggagcttgtgtcccagctggccgccacccgccaccacccaccgccagccgccaccaccagccgccatcaccgccaccagctgccaccaccaccagccgccaccaccgcctgctatcagccgtcaccgcccgttgccacagtcgccaccgcaagccgccacccgccacccccaccgccgatcgtcaccacccaacacagccgccgccaggaggcctggtcgacgaccgggccgcggggacactaagccccggaagcacctcaaggtaggtaggtagccgccgcccgccaccacccaccaccaccagccactgccaccgccaccaccgccgccaccacccaccaccgccatccgccaccactcatcacagacgccgccacccgccaccgccgccagacacagccgccagtgtccgcccgccgccgccacagccgccactctccgccgtacagcctcccctgtctccgttagtaaataattataattgttagtaaataataaaagaaatataaattattagattttttttacccttaaattggttttaatatttaaattgaaaataatattagaatataaaatataataaaaataatataataaaatataataaaaataatataaaatataataaaaataatataatataaaatataatttaatttcaagaaatttaactttaaacacaaagatgtgaaaagggttcagattattggctcaaacctttcataagagattcatattggtatatgaatggattatgaatgactcatgttaggagtgtaaagttgccacaacatctcaaattagtgttagatacatatgtcttggttataagttttggaaacctacttaagtccacacacaatatcgtatctgatacgataaaacaaacgtttccaatactttcaaatactttccagatatgttgtggcaacctaaaattgtttgctgggtatataCTCTTATGATTAATAATGAtatgaatattagtactacattttgttagtagaatttctACAATAGTTTGTGGATGTTTAGTTATTATTGTGGTAGACGATTGCCCTGGGATCCGACGCTTGGGCAGAGGCTGGCACctttggtcgagaggagacatgttttaaATTAAGTCCTTGGTAATGGCTATTTTAGCTAATACTCTgttaattctctggttagatgattgtgtattTTCTCAAATTAGAATTCATGTGCTGGTGTGATTgctcattgctcaataaggattttatttatattattgcatgctaaagaatatttctgactattatctgtattatttaattgttatgtttgtcaacctTAGCGTAGATACATTGATTCCCCAAGTTATGCAGAGTTTTATTCCCTTTACCCCTAGACACCTGTTGGCAAagggtatgccaattactgaaagcggcggtgggtcacattttgcccaaacccccccctgcagttttcaaaatatcccaaacatcccaaattcgatacctaagccatattttggacccaaattctggctctctgcacctattcgcagtttgaaattccgacttttataccaaaaatctgccaattaatgaaagcggcggtgggtcacattttgcccaaacacaattgcagttttcaaaatatcccaaacatcccaaattcgatacctaagcaatattttggacccaaattctggctctctgcacctattcacagtttgaaattccgactttttataccaaaaatctgccaattactgaaagaggcggtgggtcacattttgcccaaacccccctgcagttttcaaaatatcccaaattcaatacctgagccatattttggacccaaattctggctttctgcacctattcacagtttgaaattccgaatttgtataccaaaaatatggcaattactgaaagcgtcggtgggtcacattttgcccaaatccccctgcagttttcaaaatatcccaaacatcccaaattcaatacctgagccatattttggacccaaattctggctctctgcatctattcgcagtttgaaattaagactttttataccaaaaatatgccaattactgaaagagcggtgggtcacattttgcccaaaccccattgcaattttcaaaatatcccaaacagcccaaattcggtacctgagccatattttagatcctaattctggctctctgcacctattcgcagttagaaattccgactttttatacaaaaaatctgccagttactgaaatcggcggtgggttacagtttgcccaaacctcccctgcagttttcaaaatatcgcaaatatcccaaattggataactgagccatattttggaccttaattctggctctctgcacctattcgaagtttgaaattccgactatttatgccaaaaatatgccaattactgaaagcggctgtgggtcacattttgcccaaaccccccttgcagttttaaaaaatatcccaaacatctcaaattcgatacctgagccatattttggacccaaattctggctctctgcacttattcgcaatttgaaattacgactttttataccaaaaatatgccaattactgaaagcggcggttggtcacattttgcccaaagccccccgcagttttcaaaatatcctaaacatcccaaattcgataccttagccatattttttaaacaaattctggctctctgcacctattcgcagtttgaaattccgattttttataccaaaaatatggcaattactgcatgcggaggtgggttacattttgcccaaacctccatgcagttttcaaaatatcccaaacatcccaaattcgatacctgagctttattttggacctaaattctggctctctgcacgtattcgcagtttgaaattacgaattttataccaaaaataagccaattactgaaagcagcggttggtcacattttgcccaaacccccctgctgttttcaaaagatcccaaattcgatacctaagccatagttttagacccaaattctggctctctgcacctattcgcagtttgaaattccgatttttatacggaaaatatgccaattattgataccagcggtgtgtcacattttgcccaaatccccctgcagttttcaaaatatcgcaaacatcccgaattcgatacctaagccatattttaaacccaaattctggctctctgcacctattcgcagtttgaaattccgaatttttataccaaaaatatggcaattactgaaagcgaagggttacattttgcccaaacctccatgcagttttcaaaatatcgcaaacatcccaaattcgatacctaagccatattttaaacccaaattctggctctctgcacctattcgcagtttgaaattccgaattttgataccaaaaatatgccaattactgaaagcgtcggtgggtcacattttgcccaaaccccccctgcagttttcaaaatatcccaaacatcccaaattcgatacccgagccatattttggacccaaattctggctctctgcatctatttgcagtttgaaattccgactttttataccataaatatgccaaatattgaaagagcggtgggtcacattttgcccaaaccccattgcaattttcaaaatatcccaaacatcccaaattcggtacctgagccatattttagatcgtaattctggctctctgcacctattcgcagtttgaaattccgactttttataccaaaaatatgccaattactgcaagcggaggtgggttacattttgcccaaacctccatgcagttttcaaaataccccaaacatcccaaattcgatacccgagccatattttggacccaaattctgtctctctgcacctattcgcagtttgaaattccgaatttttataccaaaaatatgccaattactgaaagcggctgtgggtcacattttgcccaaacccccctgcagttttcaaaatatccaaaacatcccacattcgatacccgagccatattttggacccaaattcggctctctgcacttattcgcagtttgaaattgcgactttttataccaaaaatatgctaattactgaaagcagtggtgggtcacattttgcccaaacccccctgcagttttcaaaatatcccaaacatcccaaattcgatacctgagctatattt of the Procambarus clarkii isolate CNS0578487 chromosome 56, FALCON_Pclarkii_2.0, whole genome shotgun sequence genome contains:
- the LOC138353075 gene encoding uncharacterized protein isoform X2, which produces MDFCFILRCEGGLGLVHRQPPANATRRSPVSAESSLRRSQANELMDWLKTVLAGRRWGVKAISRLESHPCVITVEEMGAARHFVRTQFTQYPKRPVTHFCSHSWKLIQGEAVRRRVAAVAAAGGHWRLCLAAVAGGGVCDEWWRMAVVGGGGGGGGGSGWWWWVVAGGGYLPTLRCFRGLVSPRPGRRPGLLAAAVLGGDDRRWGWRVAACGGDCGNGR